From the Papaver somniferum cultivar HN1 unplaced genomic scaffold, ASM357369v1 unplaced-scaffold_723, whole genome shotgun sequence genome, one window contains:
- the LOC113344087 gene encoding egg cell-secreted protein 1.2-like: MALINGRLFLVLVISALMANATTVIGVRDLETTVRYSVGLNLAARINGEDEGVGMAECLNALYELRSCTNEIILFFMDGEMYLGIECCRAICIITRECRPSMLNSIGFTAEEGDILHGYCDASHSTTPRSSPVTMLPPVQTPAQTLFMGPSIPL, from the coding sequence ATGGCTCTCATCAATGGAAGGTTGTTTCTTGTATTGGTAATTTCAGCTCTTATGGCCAATGCTACAACAGTAATCGGTGTTAGGGACTTGGAAACAACAGTTCGTTATTCAGTTGGTCTTAACTTAGCAGCTCGTATCAATGGAGAAGATGAGGGCGTTGGAATGGCTGAATGCTTGAACGCACTATATGAGTTACGATCGTGCACTAATGAAATTATACTTTTCTTCATGGATGGAGAGATGTATTTAGGAATTGAGTGTTGTAGAGCCATCTGTATCATAACTCGTGAATGTAGGCCTTCCATGCTTAATTCCATAGGCTTTACTGCTGAAGAGGGAGACATTTTACATGGTTATTGTGATGCTTCTCACTCGACTACACCTCGTTCTTCACCCGTTACTATGCTTCCACCGGTACAGACCCCTGCTCAGACACTTTTTATGGGACCAAGTATTCCCCTGTAG